The Deinococcus sp. KNUC1210 nucleotide sequence CGGACCGGGCGCGACGCCGTTCACGCGGATTCCCTTCTCGATCAGCTGTTCTGAGAGAACGGGTGAAGGCCACGATGGCCCCCTTGGTGCTGGCATAGTCCACCAGCCCCCCACTGCCCTGATAATGCGTGACCGACGTGGTATTGACGATGGCCGCGCCCGACTTCAGGTGTGGCAGCGCGGCCTGAGTCAGATAGAAATAGCCGAAGATGTTGGTGCGGAAGGTCTGCTGAAGTTGCTCGGACGTGATGTCTTCGAGGTTCTTCTGAGGGTGCTGCTCCGCTGCATTGTTCACCAGCACGTCAAGCCGACCGAATTTCTCGACCGTCTGCGCCACCGCCTGCCGACAGAATTCCGGGTCGCCCACGTCGCCCGCCAGCAACAGCGCCTCGCTGCCAGCGTCCGAGACGAGCTTCGCGGTGGTGTTCGCGTCCTCGGTTTCGTTCAGGTAGATGATGGCGACCTTCGCACCCTCGTGGGCAAAATGCACCGCCACGGCGCGTCCAATGCCGCTGTCTCCCCCACTCACGACGGCGACCTTGCCGCGCAGTTTCCCGGCGGCCCGGTAATCGGGCTTCAGATACACCGGTTCCGGGGTCATCTCGCTCTCGTGCCCCGGCTGCACTTCCTGATGCTGAGGCGGCAGGGTGGTCTGCTTCTCGCTCTGTTCGTCTGCTGGCATACCCAACTTCAGCACGCTGCCCCACAGACGTATTCCCATCTCCACCACACTCTGAAGCTGCCCCCAACTTCCGCTCAAAAGCACATTGACAGAACCTGAGCCTGAGCCGCTCCAGTGAAAGAGCAGTTCAGGCTCAGAGAGGCGGGCGAGTATGAACGCTAGCGGCTGGCGACCCGGATGCGCTTTTCCAGTACGTCGGTAAACAGCGTCAGCACCGTGGTGAGCGCCAGATAGATCGCACCCAGCGTGATGTACACCGGAATGAACTGAAAGGTGCTGCTGGCGATCCGCCCGCCCTGATTCACCAGTTCCAGAATGCCGATGGTCGAGGCCAGCGACGAATCTTTGAGCAGCGCGACCAGATTGTTGACCAGCGGCGGTACCACGATCCGGAGCGCCTGCGGCAGCACGATGCTCTGCATGGTCTGCATGCCGCTGAGCCCCAGTGAGCGGGCCGCCTCGCTCTGCCCCCTGGGAACGGCCTGAATGCCTGCCCGGATCACTTCGGCGTTGTAGGCGCCGACGTTCAGGGCGAGTGCCAGCACTGCCGACCAGTAGTCGTTGAGCTGAATCGGCAGGTGCAGCGCCTGAAAGATCAGTGGCAGCGCGTTGTAGGCAAACAGAATCTGGAGCAGCAGCGGCGTTCCCCGAATCAGCCAGACATAAGTTCCGGCGATCCAGCGCAGCGGCGCAAACGCACTCGTCCGTGCCAGTCCAGCCAGAATGCCGACCACCAGACCCAGCGCACCTCCGCCGACGGTCAGCAGCAGCGTCATCTGAGCCGCCTGAGAAAACAGGTCGGCGTTGGAGCCGATGGGTTCCGGCATGCGCCGCAGCACCAGCGTGATGAGCACGAACAGCAGATAGAACGCGGCGGCAGCTCCGACCACCCAGCCGAGCAGTGCCAACCCGCCGATTGGCTGTCGCCTGGGCGTCGGCGTTTTGGCAGCGGTCATGACTGCTCCCCCTGGGTCAGCGAGGTGCGCGGCACGCGGTCATAAGCGGTGCAGGTGGTGGGCAGCATTCAGCGGATTATGTCATATAGGTTGCACTTGCCACACCCCCGAAGGAGCGCCCCATCTACCCCGGGGCCGCCGAGAAAAATGCCTTCCAAGGCGGTTTCGTAGCCGCCTGAGCGGGAATCAGGAACGCCGTTCGGGAGTCGGCAGCCTTCAGGGCTGAAACTGGGAGCTAGATAAGATTTGTATGCCTTGCCTCAGGCTATGATAGGCACTGTGAAATTGTCCGCATTCTGCCCAACCCTGGAATACGTCAGGCCTATTGGGTTTCGTGCCGGTGTCGAGCAGTTTCAGGGGCAATGGCAGGGGCAATGCGTATTCGTCAAACGTCTTCAGAGCGCCGAAGAGCTGCATCGCCAGCAACTGCTGCATGAAGGGCAGATCGCCGGGCGGCTGTCACACCCGCTGATCGTGCCGCTGCTCACGCGCAGCCGTCAGGAACTGGTCTTCCAATTCGTCGAGGGCTGCACGCTGCGCCAGCTGATCGACGCGGGGCCGCTCGCACCCGAGGTCGCCACCCGACTGATCGAGGGTCTGCTCGAAGCGCTGATCTATCTGCATGCCGAGGGCGTGGTGCACCACGATCTGAAGCCGGAAAACGTGATGCTCGACGGCTGCTGCCCCGAACAGTCAGCCGTGCGGCTGATCGATTTCGGCATGGCCTTCAACCGGCAGGCCAACCACGACACGCATGCAGGCACCCGCATGGGCACGCCGCATTTCATGGCCCCCGAGCAGTTTCAGGGTGTGCGCGGCGATGCCCGCAGCGACCTGTATGCGCTGGGCGTGCTGTTCTGGGACGCACTCGCCGGACAGCCGCCGCACGAAGACCCGCTGAGCTGGCTGATCGGGCTGCCCAGTGAGCGCGGACTGGTTCCGGGGCCACCCGAGCTGCACCCACTGCTGCTCAGGAGCCTGCACCGCGACCCCGAACAGCGCTTTCAGAGTGCCGAGGAAATGCTGGCAACTCTGCGTCAGACCAGTTCCATCAGGACCGAAGAGGCCAGCTGAACACCGTCCGTCCGACCTCTTCGTGAAGGCGGGCCAGTTCCGGGCAGGGTGTCAGAGGTCTAACCCCAGAAAAGCCCGGTAGCGCGTGAGTTCGGCGTCGAGCGCCCGGCGAAGGGCCGCCGTCTGCCTCACGCCCGGCTGCCACCCGATGTCGGCAAGCAGGTCGCCCCCCTTCACGCTCAGATTGGCCCAGCCAACTGCCCGCCCCTGCCAGAACAGCGGCAACGCGTAATAGCCAAGCACGCGCTTTACGGGCGGTGTATACGCCTCGAAGCGGTAGGCCCAGCCGTGCAGGTGCTCGAAGCGGCGGCGGTCCCAGACCAGCGGATCGAAAGGCGCGACGAGCCGCACGCCCGCAGGAACGTCGGCTTCCGGAAGTTCGCCCCCGGGCAACAGGTAGGGCACACCGTCCACCTGTACCCGTCTCAGTTCGCCGTCGTTGACGGCAGCGGTCAGTTCGCGGCGCAGGTCGGGCAGCAACCCCGGCAGACCGTAGTGCGACAGGCCCACCAGCAGCCGCAACCCCGCCTCGGACGCTGGGGCATACAGGCGGGCCAGCAGCATCACCACCGCCCGCAGCCGTTCCTGCTGGCTCAGGGAATGGGTCTGCGGCTGGGCCGGGCCGAAGACCTTCACGCCCGATTCGCGCCGGACGATTCGCAGCAACCCGGCATAATGCAGCGCCTCCAGTGCGCGGGTCGCCGCGTTCGAGCTGCCGCCCCAGTTGTTCTCGACGCGGGTGCGCCCGAAGACCTCGCCCGCCAAGCGCGGATGAAGTTCGCCGACCTGCCGTACATGGGCCAGCACCTGTTCCATCAGGCCGGGGGCGTCGAGTTCGATGCGCGGAGTGCGTGGGCTGCGGGGATGCAGCAGCGACCAGACGGGGCGCGACATGAAGCCGTAATTCGGCAGATAGTCTTCCTCGACCTCCAGAGTCGGATAGCGCCGCTCCAGATCGCCCGCTCTGTAGCCGCGTACCCGCTGCATCAGCATCAGGTCCTGAGCGCGGGCGGGAGCGCGGATCGGATCGGCCTGCACGAACCCCAGCCGCGTGATGGCTGTCTGGAGGTCGGTGCGCGGAAACAGCGTGTGAGCCAGGGCATATGCGCGGAGATCGGCAGAAGTGGGCACGGACACCACTTCACTGTAGCGCGAAAAAAACGTTATTTACGAAATAGACGGCTGAAAATATGGCACTCAGCAGCCCGCCACGCGGCCCCGGCTTCCAGCCGAGCGGGAAAACCGGACGCATGAGAACCAGTACCATAAACCATGCAAAGTCTCGTAACAGCGATTCGTGACCTCGGTGTGATCCTGCCGGGCGGCATTCTGAAGGTGGACGCGCTCGTCAACCACCAGCTTCTTCCGCACCTGACCCGTGAGATGGGCGAGCGCTTCGCGGCGTATTTCCGCAGGGCTGCGCCGAACAAGGTCATCACCATCGAGGTCAGCGGTATCGCGCCCGCCATCGTGACGGCCATCGAACTGGGCGTGCCGATGGTATACGCCCGCAAGAAAAAGCCGATCACCATGAAAGAGCCGTCGTTTCACGGCCAGAGCGTCAGCCGTACCAAAGGCGGCGTGGTCGATCTGTACATCAGCAGCGAGTTTCTGGGAGCAGGCGACCGGGTCATCGTCATCGAACGACTTTCTGGCGAGCGGCAACACCCTGCGCGCCCTGGCCGCCATGATCGCCGAGAGCGGAGCCGAACTGGTGGGCCTGGGCTGCGTGATCGAGAAAGAATTCGAGCATGGCCGCGAGCATCTGGCCGATCTGGGCGTGCCGATTCATACCCTCGCCAACATCGTGCGGATGACGGAAGAAGACGGCGTGCTGGTCGAGGCAGGCCGCTAAAGCTGCACGCCGAACAGCCCTCCGCTCGTTCGCTAAAGGGAAGCACGGGTGTCCTTAACGGGAACCGGAAGAGCGCTGAGTACGCTGAAGGTATGTCTCAGCCGTTCTCGCCCCAGCAGCAGCAACTCTCCAACCTTCTGGACCGTCCGGGCCGCGTCCAGATCGCCAGCTATACCCAGTACCTCGAAGCGCAGCGGGCCGTCGATTATCTGTCGGACGCGAAATTTCCGGTGGAACGCACTGCCATCGTGGGCGAGGGCCTGAAAATTGTCGAGCAGGTCACGGGCCGCCTCGACTGGAACCGGGCGCTCACGCTGGGCATGTCGCAGGGAGCGGTGACGGGCGTGTTCATCGGGCTGGTCTTCTCGTTCCTGGGTTTCGGCAGCGGTAAAGGGCTGCTGGCGCTGCTGCTCGACGGTCTGCTGCTGGGCATCATCATCGGGGCGGCGTGGAGCCTGCTGACCTACGCCCTGAGCGGTGGACGGCGCGACTTCACCAGCGTGGGCGGAATGCGGGCCGATCATTACAACGTGCTGTGCGACCCCGAGGTAGCGGAACAGGCGAGGGAACTGCTGAGCCGCATGCCCCCGAGCTGAAGCGGGATGTGAGGAAAAGATAAGCACCGCCGCCGCCCAGACAGGTGCGGCGGTGTTCGCTATGCTGCATGCACATGGACAACCAGCACGCCGCCCTGAATCTGGAGTTACAGGAACTGATCGCCGGGATGGAGCAGCGGCGCGACAAGGTGGAGGCGGGCGGTGGCCCGGAGCGCCAGCAGAAGCAGCGCGACGGCGGCAAACTGACCGCCCGCCAGCGCCTTGACGTGCTGCTCGACCCCGGCAGCTTTCTGGAGTACGGCACCTTCGTGGAGCACGGCGGCAACCGCTTGATGCAGGGCGTCGAGGCCCCCGGAGAGGGCGTGGTCACGGGGAGCGGCACCATTCACGGGCGGCAGGTTTTCGTGTTCTCGCAGGATTTCACGGTGCTGGGCGGCAGTCTGGGCAAGATGCACGCCGCCAAGGTCGCCAAGATCATGGATCTGGCGGCCAAGACCGGCTGTCCGATCATCGGCCTGAACGACAGCGCCGGAGCGAGGATTCAGGAAGGCGTGGACAGTCTGAGCGGGTACGGCGAAATCTTTTACCGCAACGCCACGTATTCGGGCGTGGTACCGCAGATTTCCGCCATCCTGGGGCCCTGCGCGGGCGGCGCGGTCTACAGTCCGGCGCTCACCGACTTCATTCTGATGAGCCGGGGCAGCAGCTATATGTTTATTACCGGGCCGGAAGTGATCAAAAGCGTGACCCGTGAGGAAGTGAGTTTCGATGCACTGGGCGGCGCAGACGTGCACACCCGCAGATCGGGCGTGGCGCATCTGGAGGCCGACGGCGACGAGGCAGTGCTGGGCAAGATCCGCGATCTGCTGGCCTTCCTGCCGCAGAACGCCCGCGAGAAGCCGCCGATTCGCCCCACTTCCGACCCTTCCGACCGTGCCACATCCGAACTGCTGACCCTGGTGACGCCCGATCAGCGGCGGCCCTACGACATGCACCGCGTCCTGAGCAGCATCGTGGACGACGGCGAGTTCTTCGAGATCCAGCCGGACTGGGCCAAGAACATCCTGTGCGGCTTCGCGCATCTGGGCGGGCGGGTGGTGGGCATCGTGGGCAACAATCCCAAGTACATGGCCGGAACGCTGAATATCGATGCCAGCGACAAGGCCGCCAGATTCATCCGTACCTGCGACTGCTACAACATTCCGCTGCTGACCCTGGTGGACGTGACTGGCTTTTTGCCGGGCGTGGCGCAGGAACACGCGGGCATCATCCGGCACGGCGCGAAGATGCTGTATGCCTACGCCGAGGCCAGCGTGCCGAAAATTACGCTGATTACCCGCAAGAGCTACGGCGGCGCGTACCTCGCCATGAACAGCCGCGACATGGGCGCAGACGTGGTGTATGCCTGGCCCACCGCAGCCGTAGCGGTCATGGGGGCGGAGGGAGCCGCCAACATCGTGTACAGGCGTGAAATTCAGAAGTCGGACAACCCCGAGGCCACCCGCGCCGAGAAGATCCGCGAGTACAAGGACGCCTTCGACAATCCGTATGTGGCGGCGGCCAAAGGCTATATCGACGACGTGATTCCGATGGAAGACACGCGCCGCCGCCTGATCGCCACCTTCCAGATGTTGCAGGACAAAGCCGAGACGCGGCCCTTTCGCAAGCACGGAAACGAGCCGCTGTAAGAGGGGCTTTTCCTCAGTCCATCTTCTTCATCGGCTCCATCGGTTTCATGGGTTCCATGTCCTTCATCGGTTCCATCGGCCTCATCGCGCCCTTGTCGCTGCCGTCTGGCACGTCTTTCAGCACCACCTCTTCGGCTCCGTCCAGTGAAGGGGCCGAGTCCAGCGAGTGCAGCTGGCCGTCCTGAAGACCGTAGTACACCTGCGACGTCCCCTGAAGTTCGAGGACCAGCCCTTCCCCGAGCTTCAACAGGCGCGGCTGTCCTTTCCACTGGCCTGTCTGCACTCCGGAACCCTGGCTCTGCCCCCCGCCGTGCACGCGAATGGTCGTCTGCTCGCCCTGCTGTTCCAGATACAACGTCTGTCCGTTTCCGAGATCTGCTTCGTAGGCCATGCTCCACGCTACCCGCCGGGCCTGCGAGTTGCGTGCTGCCCGGATTCAGACGCATTCAGAGAAGGGCGACAGTCCGGCTCACCCGCGCCGTCTACACTTTTTCCATGACCAGCGACACCCGACCCGTTTTTCAGAAGCCGACCGACGCCGAACTGCGCGAGCGCCTGACCCCGGCCCAGTATCAGGTGACGCAGCACGAGGGCACCGAGCGGGCCTTTACAGGCGAATACTGGGATCATACGGAAGAGGGCCTGTACGTGGACGTGGTCTCGGGCGAAGCGCTGTTTTCCAGCCTCGATAAATACGACGCTGGCTGCGGCTGGCCCAGCTTCACCCGGCCGATCCAGAAAGCAAGCCTGACCGAGAACACCGATTACAAGATCGGATATGCCCGGACCGAGGTGCGCTCCCCGCTGGCCAACTCGCACCTGGGCCACGTCTTCCCCGACGGCCCACAGGCTCAGGGCGGGCTACGGTACTGCATCAACTCGGCAGCCCTGCGCTTCGTCCCCGTCTCGGAACTGAAGGCGCAGGGATACGGCGAGTATCTGCCGATGTTCGAGCAGCGCTGACAGCAGGAAAAAAACCAGGGCAGGCCGGGTATTCCCTGGCCTGCCCTCTTTGTTCGCCGCGCCGCTTCAGCCCTTGACTGCGCCGTAGTTCTCCAGCACCACGTAGATGATCCAGCCCGTGACCGCCACGTACAGCCACACCGGCACCGTCCAGCGCACCCAGGCGCGGTGGCGGGCGAAGGCGGCGGCGGCAGCGGGTACCTCGCGGATACGAGCCAGCGACCCGGCAGCCAGCACGCCTTTGCGGGCGTACCACAGCGCCACGAGTGCCAGCGGCACGTTCAGGGCAGCCATCAGGGTATGGGTGGCAAGCAGCACCAGATACCACACCCGCCATTCGGCTGGCCCGACCCACGATTTGGTATAGCCGATTC carries:
- a CDS encoding amino acid ABC transporter permease yields the protein MTAAKTPTPRRQPIGGLALLGWVVGAAAAFYLLFVLITLVLRRMPEPIGSNADLFSQAAQMTLLLTVGGGALGLVVGILAGLARTSAFAPLRWIAGTYVWLIRGTPLLLQILFAYNALPLIFQALHLPIQLNDYWSAVLALALNVGAYNAEVIRAGIQAVPRGQSEAARSLGLSGMQTMQSIVLPQALRIVVPPLVNNLVALLKDSSLASTIGILELVNQGGRIASSTFQFIPVYITLGAIYLALTTVLTLFTDVLEKRIRVASR
- a CDS encoding serine/threonine-protein kinase, coding for MKLSAFCPTLEYVRPIGFRAGVEQFQGQWQGQCVFVKRLQSAEELHRQQLLHEGQIAGRLSHPLIVPLLTRSRQELVFQFVEGCTLRQLIDAGPLAPEVATRLIEGLLEALIYLHAEGVVHHDLKPENVMLDGCCPEQSAVRLIDFGMAFNRQANHDTHAGTRMGTPHFMAPEQFQGVRGDARSDLYALGVLFWDALAGQPPHEDPLSWLIGLPSERGLVPGPPELHPLLLRSLHRDPEQRFQSAEEMLATLRQTSSIRTEEAS
- a CDS encoding DNA glycosylase AlkZ-like family protein; translation: MSVPTSADLRAYALAHTLFPRTDLQTAITRLGFVQADPIRAPARAQDLMLMQRVRGYRAGDLERRYPTLEVEEDYLPNYGFMSRPVWSLLHPRSPRTPRIELDAPGLMEQVLAHVRQVGELHPRLAGEVFGRTRVENNWGGSSNAATRALEALHYAGLLRIVRRESGVKVFGPAQPQTHSLSQQERLRAVVMLLARLYAPASEAGLRLLVGLSHYGLPGLLPDLRRELTAAVNDGELRRVQVDGVPYLLPGGELPEADVPAGVRLVAPFDPLVWDRRRFEHLHGWAYRFEAYTPPVKRVLGYYALPLFWQGRAVGWANLSVKGGDLLADIGWQPGVRQTAALRRALDAELTRYRAFLGLDL
- a CDS encoding general stress protein codes for the protein MSQPFSPQQQQLSNLLDRPGRVQIASYTQYLEAQRAVDYLSDAKFPVERTAIVGEGLKIVEQVTGRLDWNRALTLGMSQGAVTGVFIGLVFSFLGFGSGKGLLALLLDGLLLGIIIGAAWSLLTYALSGGRRDFTSVGGMRADHYNVLCDPEVAEQARELLSRMPPS
- a CDS encoding acyl-CoA carboxylase subunit beta, which produces MDNQHAALNLELQELIAGMEQRRDKVEAGGGPERQQKQRDGGKLTARQRLDVLLDPGSFLEYGTFVEHGGNRLMQGVEAPGEGVVTGSGTIHGRQVFVFSQDFTVLGGSLGKMHAAKVAKIMDLAAKTGCPIIGLNDSAGARIQEGVDSLSGYGEIFYRNATYSGVVPQISAILGPCAGGAVYSPALTDFILMSRGSSYMFITGPEVIKSVTREEVSFDALGGADVHTRRSGVAHLEADGDEAVLGKIRDLLAFLPQNAREKPPIRPTSDPSDRATSELLTLVTPDQRRPYDMHRVLSSIVDDGEFFEIQPDWAKNILCGFAHLGGRVVGIVGNNPKYMAGTLNIDASDKAARFIRTCDCYNIPLLTLVDVTGFLPGVAQEHAGIIRHGAKMLYAYAEASVPKITLITRKSYGGAYLAMNSRDMGADVVYAWPTAAVAVMGAEGAANIVYRREIQKSDNPEATRAEKIREYKDAFDNPYVAAAKGYIDDVIPMEDTRRRLIATFQMLQDKAETRPFRKHGNEPL
- the msrB gene encoding peptide-methionine (R)-S-oxide reductase MsrB — translated: MTSDTRPVFQKPTDAELRERLTPAQYQVTQHEGTERAFTGEYWDHTEEGLYVDVVSGEALFSSLDKYDAGCGWPSFTRPIQKASLTENTDYKIGYARTEVRSPLANSHLGHVFPDGPQAQGGLRYCINSAALRFVPVSELKAQGYGEYLPMFEQR
- a CDS encoding DUF420 domain-containing protein codes for the protein MGEFLATASVITIVLSGIALVAGVFLIRSGNREAHMRAMLTATALATLFLVFYLAKVGIGYTKSWVGPAEWRVWYLVLLATHTLMAALNVPLALVALWYARKGVLAAGSLARIREVPAAAAAFARHRAWVRWTVPVWLYVAVTGWIIYVVLENYGAVKG